The sequence below is a genomic window from Bactrocera neohumeralis isolate Rockhampton chromosome 4, APGP_CSIRO_Bneo_wtdbg2-racon-allhic-juicebox.fasta_v2, whole genome shotgun sequence.
ACCATTTTCGcatttcaaattgaattttcaatttagcTGCTAGTTGGTTAAGCAACAcatgcattaaaaaatataatttgaatttgaaatcaaatgtgtagtaacaaatatatttatgataaGTTAGTATTATATTGTTGCATAGCACCAATGGATATGGTTTCGTTAAATTCTTATGGCTTTTAACCTACTTAAAGAAATTTTGGAATTGCTGACCAGCTAAAATTGGGGTGGTCGTCAAGCAGTTCTGTCAGCCACAGctatttaagaaaatgtgtaTATCTGTAATAATAGTCATGTATATTGTGGTAGTAATATTCTCATTTTAGTTGCATATATAGTTATAGATTTATTAGTACATAGTTAATATTGGCCATGTTATCAATCTTTGGGAATACTTTAACGTCATTGTATAGTAGATGGGCGACAATGCCTCCAAAATCAGAATTTCCCATTCATGGGACATTTTTGAATGAGTGCTGCCAgataatttatttctaaatatttctgATAAAATTGAGttgtcgcattttttataacttagGTTCTAAGCGATTATAAGACGTGAACATGATTTAGAAATTTTATCGGAAACTCATAAAAAATTACGTGTTTGTTATTAtaatcataattaaaaaaaaaacagaatgcTGAAAACAGTTTAATGACGccttatatatttgtttttacaacCAGGGTTTGgattaatgttttcaaaattaaagcagtttaaaattttcaatatgttaATGCtagaatatttattaaatggCGTTAGGGTCTCTTTTTCTTATTGGGTTAGGCGTTATTATTCAATACTGTCATACAGATGGCGCAGTAAAAATTCTTATTTGACATTTGCCTCTGGTCGGCCGATTTGGGGTTAGTTTTACGCAATTGACTTTTACACGGGTTATTAGCGGCGTGAAatacttttcttattttattgcaatatcaAAGAAAAACCTTGTGTAAGTCAAAAAAACGTAATTTGATTAAATCATGgaatgtataaacaaatatatttttacagttaGTACTTTGAAGTATAATCAGCTAAGCAATGTCTGCTTTTGTTGCCGTACGTCAATCCACTGCCTTGAGTTTTGCACTCGCTACTGTGGGTCGTTCTAATGCCACCCGCCGAGCTTTGAGCACTGGACGTTTCATACGTTGCACGAGAGGATCAGCAGTAGCACTTTTGCATTGCCCACAACGTTTACCTTCGCTTGGTGCTGCCAGTCCAACTTTCCAACACTACGTACGTACATATGCCAACGAGAAAAGAGTATTCGAACGTACCAAACCACATTGTAATGTCGGTACAATTGGCCATGTTGATCACGGAAAAACTACCTTGACCGCGGCAATCACCACAGTATTGGCAGATAAAGAATTggctgaaagcaaaaaatacaatgaaattgaTAATGCACCAGAGGAAAAGGCACGCGGTATAACTATTAATGTGGCGCATGTTGAATATCAGACAGAGTCGCGGCATTACGGTCACACCGATTGTCCCGGACATGCtgattacattaaaaatatgattACTGGTACAGCACAGATGGATGGTGCTATACTTGTAGTTGCTGCCACTGATGGTGCTATGCCACAGACTCGTGAGCATTTATTATTGGCTAAGCAAATCGGCATCAACCATATTGTAGTATTTATCAATAAAGTTGATGCTGCCGATCAAGAAATGGTAGATTTGGTCGAAATGGAAATTCGTGAACTAATGACTGAGATGGGTTATGATGGTGATAATGTGCCAGTTGTAAAAGGTTCAGCATTGTGTGCTTTAGAAGGACGCAATCCGGAAATTGGCGCTGAAGCCATTATGCAGTTGTTAAAAGAAGTTGACAACTTTATTCCAACGCCAGCTCGTGAATTGGATAAACCTTTCTTGTTGCCAGTTGAAAACGTTTATTCGATACCCGGTCGTGGTACAGTCGTTACCGGACGTCTGGAACGTGGTGTAGTTAAAAAAGGCAATGACTGTGAATTTGTTGGTTACAACAAAGTTATTAAATCGACAGTAACTGGAGTAGAAATGTTCCATCAAATACTTGATGAAGCACAGGCTGGTGATCAATTGGGCGCGCTGGTACGTGGTGTAAAGCGTGACGATATCAAGCGCGGTATGGTTATGTGCAAGCCGGGTTCAGTTAAAGCGCTAGATCAACTAGAAGCTCAAGTGTATATTTTAGCAAAAGAAGAAGGTGGTCGTCACAAACCATTCATGTCCTTCATTCAATTACAAATGTTTTCGCGTACATGGGATTGTGCCGTGCAAGTGCAGATACCCGATAAAGAGATGGTGATGCCTGGTGAGGACACTAAATTGATTTTACGTCTGATTCGTCCCATGGTTTTGGAACAAGGACAGCGCTTCACTCTGCGTGATGGAAATTTAACGCTCGGCACTGGTGTTGTAACAAAAGTACTGCCGCCACTTAGTGAAAATGAACGTTTGTCATTGACGGAGGGCAAGAAGGCGCGTGAGAAGAAGGAGGCTGGCaagaaataaacttttttaaatgaaaatgttttctaattatatttagttttacaTATGATTACTATAACTGAAAGAGAAACGAATTGATATACAGAAAGTTGTAACTTTTcatcttttaataaaatatgaaagtaTAAGCATTATAATTCCATGCATCCAGTTGATTGTTGAATAAAAATcggaataaattaagaattggtttttaaatgtttttttctggGATTTAGGttctatttttaaattagataagttggtttaatttttattacttttataattaacaaaataccTTCACAGAATTTGGCATAAAATATTATCCAAAGCAATGCTACAAGATCCGAGgcaatttttcagatcggactctTTAGCATaaagctgacatacaaactgagtgatcaaaatcaaattctgctatggaaacttattttttgtttttgtgagagcattttctattgtttttaagTATGTGGACTTGATGCATTCATATTCCATATCCATTTGTGTGTAAtgatatggtatatacatatgtacatacatatattaactatttttaCCAATATTTGTCTATCGATAGTTCTAAGCACACAagattatgaaaatttatagatTCCATCATACCTACTCTCATTTACTTTACCTCTCAGATACCCTTAATGATACTGCGCCTATGCCGGAATTGAGTTTTGAAGATCTATTGGACGATTCACCAGTGAAGAAAGCCATCGGTATAGGTGATGATCCTCTTGAGATCGAGGAAGAGCTCAGCTCCATAAAAAGTGATACATTGAATACGCCAGGACCCAAGAAACCACCACACCACACGCAATCAATATCGACACCCatatctacaacaacaacaacaaattcagcTACGAAAATCGCAACCGACAGTGCTACTAAAGCGGCAACAGCGCCAATTGTATTGAATAGCAgaaatattttaccaaaatcGGTAACGACCGGCAGTCAACTGGTGAAAATTTCCCCTAAAATCATAGCCGCAGGCACAACAACACTCATTAAGAGTCCTTCAACATTGATGGGACCTGTTACTGGTAATACTACTACCGCTACAACCGGAAAAAGGACTATAAAGACACCAAATCGTCAAATAGTTTATATACAGAAGAAGGCAACCGGCACGTCGGTTGGAGGAGGTTCAGTTATAACTACTGCAGCTAACAACACAACGTCTGGAGTTTCAACTACTGCGACAGCTAACAGCAATAAAACCGTTGCTTTCAAACTGTTGCGTACATCCGCTGGCGGTTTGGTGCCAATTAAAAGCACTGCAACCATGGTAACAGCTGCCACAGGATCAACCACCTCAACAAGCTCAACTGATGCAGAAATTAAGAGTACGCTAACATTTACGCCAACTATTACAAAGCAATTAGTACAAGGAGCAGCCGGCGCTAAACGTGTCATATCCACTGCAGGCGGACAGGTTGTCATCAAAGCCTCACCAACCGCAACAGCAACTGTGGCGGCAACCACCAATGCGTTATCAATGAGCaggccaacaacagcaacgacaacaGCAGCAAGCACAACAACTTATCGTTTACAAACGAGCGCTGGCGGTACAAGTAACAGTGATGCATCCAATCCAACTAGTGCCAGCAAAGGCTCACTAACGTCTGGGCATAAAATAATCTTACAATCCGCCAATGGCAAGCAAATCTTAGTTTCCAACCAACAATTAGTCAAATTGTCGCCGAAGCCACTCTCACTTAGTGCCACCACAAACACAACAGTATCAGCTTCAAGTAACAGTACGGTCACTGGTGCGACTACAAGCAACACCAGCGCTACACGCCAACTGCAGACTATACAGCTACCTGGTAAACAAGTACAATACTTGCGTGTGTTGCCGAAGAGCAATGCTGACAATAGCGGCAATATAGTGTCATctgcgacaacaacaacgagtGGTGCCTCAGCAGTGAGCAGTACCCAAAGCAATAGTGCGGCAACCTCGACGTTCAGAATTTTGAATGCCAGCGGCGTGCCGTCCAAGTTCACCGTGGTGCGTCCTAGTCCAACGGGTTCCACGAAACTGATACTAACGCAGTCACCAAAGAAGGAGAGCGGTGTGCCGGTAACATTCTCGCCGATAACTTCAAAAGTGGTAAGTGGTtaagtgcatacatatttatttgtattgccATATTTGCGAGCTTATTAATTTCATAATCTCTAATGTTCTTTTGCAGCAAAAGACCATCGTGACAGTGCCGAATTTACGTGCTTTAGGTGATAGTCAACGCACTCAAAGTGCCACCTCCACCACCAACAGCTCCTCGTCCAATATCATATCATCTACAACTGCGCAGTTAATCAATACCAACGCCGGTCAATCGTTGATCAAAAGTAATGCTAATTCGAATAACGCTACTTCTGGCACCACCACGCTAATACGTAAACATAAAATCTCCGAAATCAATTCAGAGCTCAAGCGCATAACCACGATGACAGCTGCCGCTGAGGTGGAGGATGACAGTGTAGATATGGATGCACCGCCTGAGGCGAAAAGACTAGCAACCGGCAGTCATATATTTATGTTGCCCCATTCAATGTTACGCACCACAGTTAGTGGACAAGTGCGCCAGGTTACATTGCAGTCGAATGCTGGCATAGCTGGAGAGGGTAAAAACGTTGGTGGTCAATCGCCAACGCGAAAAATACcccaacaacaaatgcaaagtaTACTCAAGAGcaataataattttgtgttaTCCGAGCCTTCTGGGCAGAAATCATTATTAATTAATGGCAAGTCACAGGCCATGATTGTGCAGCAACAACATAAAACATTGCAACTAAAGCGGCAatatcagcaacaacagcaacagcaacaacaacaaaaattgataCAACAAAAGAAACTGGAGCAATTGGAACAAAAGagtgaaaacacaaaattaccAATATTGACGAGAAGCGGTGCAGCAGCCAACAACAGCGCCACCAATAGCAACAGCAATCATAATCCTAATAGCGCgctattgaattttaaaatcaaattggAGCCTCCGGAAGAGAAACAAGACGGCAGTCCAGTAGATTTGTTGCCGGATGCGGCGAATGGCGGTATACGACGAAAACATTGCAACTGCAGCAAATCACAATGCTTGAAATTGTATTGCGACTGTTTTGCCAACGGTGAATTCTGTCAGGATTGTACGTGCAAAGATTGCTTCAATAATCTACAGTATGAAGATCAACGGCAACGGGCAATCAAAAATTGTCTGGAGCGAAATCCCAGCGCATTCAAGTgagtacataatatttttttttattttttttaataaagtgatTTAATTTCTCCTGCATTTTCCttcccacatatacatacatatgtatatacgttaaCATTTTTGAATGCTCATGATAACCTAAAAAATCCATTCACCCAGTTGTGCCATTACTTTATTTCGTACTGTacacattattatttatttttgaaacctacaaaaataaaaaaaaaaactagaatatatgtacatatgtataacgatAAATTACATTAGAAGTTAACAGATTCAAgtcaataataacaaattaaacaattcaaagaaaaacatatttgcttataactcagtaattaaaaataaggtaaaataaaaaaattgaaatataaaatgccAGAAACAATACACAGTTGCACCACTGCTTTCAATCCCCGTTAATGTTGTCTCCCACTCATTCTGTTTCCCATAACCCCTTTCTTGACaccataataaatataatttttgttacaaaaaactaaaaataatcgataataaaaaaattaaagccatATAAtgacattaaaaattataattttgttaaaaagtaCAGTTATATTCCTACTCTACATATAATATTGCCTATACTATCCTATTAATGTTGTTTCAACCTTTATCAAATTTTTGTCATACATAACCTCAAAAGTTCATCATCGCGTGtggaatttttttggttttaagataataaattttaagaacaatttaatttttctt
It includes:
- the LOC126757394 gene encoding elongation factor Tu, mitochondrial — its product is MSAFVAVRQSTALSFALATVGRSNATRRALSTGRFIRCTRGSAVALLHCPQRLPSLGAASPTFQHYVRTYANEKRVFERTKPHCNVGTIGHVDHGKTTLTAAITTVLADKELAESKKYNEIDNAPEEKARGITINVAHVEYQTESRHYGHTDCPGHADYIKNMITGTAQMDGAILVVAATDGAMPQTREHLLLAKQIGINHIVVFINKVDAADQEMVDLVEMEIRELMTEMGYDGDNVPVVKGSALCALEGRNPEIGAEAIMQLLKEVDNFIPTPARELDKPFLLPVENVYSIPGRGTVVTGRLERGVVKKGNDCEFVGYNKVIKSTVTGVEMFHQILDEAQAGDQLGALVRGVKRDDIKRGMVMCKPGSVKALDQLEAQVYILAKEEGGRHKPFMSFIQLQMFSRTWDCAVQVQIPDKEMVMPGEDTKLILRLIRPMVLEQGQRFTLRDGNLTLGTGVVTKVLPPLSENERLSLTEGKKAREKKEAGKK
- the LOC126757383 gene encoding protein lin-54 homolog; protein product: MDSSTNIDTLNDTAPMPELSFEDLLDDSPVKKAIGIGDDPLEIEEELSSIKSDTLNTPGPKKPPHHTQSISTPISTTTTTNSATKIATDSATKAATAPIVLNSRNILPKSVTTGSQLVKISPKIIAAGTTTLIKSPSTLMGPVTGNTTTATTGKRTIKTPNRQIVYIQKKATGTSVGGGSVITTAANNTTSGVSTTATANSNKTVAFKLLRTSAGGLVPIKSTATMVTAATGSTTSTSSTDAEIKSTLTFTPTITKQLVQGAAGAKRVISTAGGQVVIKASPTATATVAATTNALSMSRPTTATTTAASTTTYRLQTSAGGTSNSDASNPTSASKGSLTSGHKIILQSANGKQILVSNQQLVKLSPKPLSLSATTNTTVSASSNSTVTGATTSNTSATRQLQTIQLPGKQVQYLRVLPKSNADNSGNIVSSATTTTSGASAVSSTQSNSAATSTFRILNASGVPSKFTVVRPSPTGSTKLILTQSPKKESGVPVTFSPITSKVQKTIVTVPNLRALGDSQRTQSATSTTNSSSSNIISSTTAQLINTNAGQSLIKSNANSNNATSGTTTLIRKHKISEINSELKRITTMTAAAEVEDDSVDMDAPPEAKRLATGSHIFMLPHSMLRTTVSGQVRQVTLQSNAGIAGEGKNVGGQSPTRKIPQQQMQSILKSNNNFVLSEPSGQKSLLINGKSQAMIVQQQHKTLQLKRQYQQQQQQQQQQKLIQQKKLEQLEQKSENTKLPILTRSGAAANNSATNSNSNHNPNSALLNFKIKLEPPEEKQDGSPVDLLPDAANGGIRRKHCNCSKSQCLKLYCDCFANGEFCQDCTCKDCFNNLQYEDQRQRAIKNCLERNPSAFKPKITTSREQGDMRHNKGCNCKRSGCLKNYCECYEAKIPCSSNCKCVGCRNIEERPDLDMDPIDPKLLATIASVSLPAGSQKRTYDKTNTKTSSLGNDKFYKDTAKALGMGNDLLAGLAGGSNSIAGGSTCSGSNATTGVAGTASEKQQCNFITQEVVDATIQCMISQADECEKNGLPAYQTEKMVMEEMGRCLVEIIDFSIRNTDTSFTQD